In Pseudobythopirellula maris, a single window of DNA contains:
- a CDS encoding SDR family oxidoreductase: MALHLVTGGAGFIGSHIATKLVERGDTVRVLDNLLTGFRKNLDHLGDRVEFVEGSVTDPAAVARAVDGAEVVYHEAAIASVPRSVANPLESHGATATGVVTVLEAARTAGVRRVVFAASSAAYGDRPTPVKSETDPVDPLSPYAAAKLAGEAYCMAYSKSMGLDAVALRYFNVYGPRQDPHSEYSAVIPIFVTKMLAGERPHVFGDGGQSRDFVFVEDVARANLLAADAPQAAGQVINVATGERVSLLDLIAAINAALGSNIEPVFDPPRAGDVRESLADIGKARELLGYEPSVAFAEGLKRSIDYYRAIAGQ, from the coding sequence ATGGCCCTGCACCTCGTGACCGGCGGCGCCGGTTTTATCGGTTCTCACATCGCTACCAAGCTCGTCGAGCGCGGCGACACGGTGCGGGTGCTCGACAACCTGCTGACCGGTTTCCGCAAGAACCTCGATCATCTCGGCGACCGCGTCGAGTTCGTCGAGGGGAGCGTGACCGACCCCGCCGCCGTGGCCCGGGCCGTCGATGGCGCCGAGGTCGTGTACCACGAGGCGGCGATCGCCTCGGTGCCGCGCAGCGTGGCCAACCCCCTGGAGTCGCACGGCGCCACGGCTACCGGCGTGGTGACGGTGCTCGAGGCGGCCCGCACCGCGGGCGTGCGACGCGTGGTGTTCGCCGCGTCGAGCGCCGCGTACGGCGACCGGCCGACGCCCGTCAAAAGCGAGACCGACCCGGTCGACCCGCTCTCGCCGTACGCCGCCGCCAAGCTCGCCGGCGAGGCGTACTGCATGGCCTACAGCAAGTCGATGGGGCTCGACGCGGTGGCGCTGCGTTACTTTAACGTCTACGGCCCGCGGCAAGACCCGCACAGCGAGTACTCGGCCGTGATCCCGATCTTCGTGACGAAGATGCTCGCCGGCGAGCGGCCGCACGTGTTCGGCGACGGCGGCCAGTCACGCGACTTCGTGTTCGTCGAGGACGTGGCGCGGGCCAACCTGCTGGCGGCCGACGCCCCGCAGGCGGCGGGCCAGGTGATCAACGTCGCCACGGGCGAGCGTGTGTCGCTGCTCGACCTGATCGCGGCGATCAACGCGGCCCTGGGATCCAACATCGAGCCGGTCTTCGACCCGCCGCGCGCGGGCGACGTTCGAGAGAGCCTGGCCGACATCGGCAAGGCGCGCGAGCTGCTGGGCTACGAGCCGAGCGTCGCGTTCGCCGAGGGGCTCAAGCGGTCGATCGATTACTACCGCGCGATCGCCGGGCAGTAG
- a CDS encoding 6-phosphofructokinase, translating to MLLVDAAFCRGGDLRLLGPRRADDRRGRRSTPHKRATFIMTKRIGVLTSGGDCPGLNAVIRGVYKSCDQLGYDCVGFLKGFEGLYDPVQYKHLTGSNTRGILSQGGTILGSTNKGRFAAVKGVDDRVEIAPHLIEGVKETVKQLGIDGLICVGGDGSLAIAQQFHENGIPVVGVPKTIDNDLSATAFTFGFDSAIECATDALDRLHTTAASHERIMVLEVMGRHAGWIALHSGIAGGGDVILLPEIEWSYDNVCHKILHRESQGKKFTLVVVAEGAELPEGGMVGEHRDGQQVKLGGVGRTVAEEIERRLHREARLCVLGHLQRGGKPTTFDRVLATQFGAHAVRLIVEGRFGEMICSRPPDMTSVPILEAVHKIRQVDPQGAAVKAARALGISFGDRSAEEASNGVFVAAEKNTAGSGMQLLESAESELEAALSN from the coding sequence GTGTTGCTCGTCGACGCGGCGTTCTGTCGCGGCGGCGACCTACGCTTGCTCGGACCGCGACGCGCCGACGACCGGCGTGGCCGCCGCAGCACCCCGCACAAGCGAGCGACGTTTATCATGACCAAGCGAATCGGCGTTCTCACCTCCGGCGGCGACTGCCCCGGTCTCAACGCGGTGATCCGCGGCGTCTACAAGAGCTGCGACCAGCTCGGCTACGACTGCGTAGGGTTCCTCAAGGGCTTCGAGGGGCTCTACGACCCGGTGCAGTACAAGCACCTCACGGGCTCGAACACCCGCGGCATCTTGAGCCAGGGCGGCACGATCCTCGGCTCGACGAACAAGGGCCGCTTCGCCGCCGTCAAAGGCGTCGACGACCGGGTCGAGATCGCCCCGCACCTGATCGAGGGCGTGAAGGAAACCGTCAAGCAGCTCGGCATCGACGGGCTGATCTGCGTCGGCGGCGACGGCTCGCTCGCCATCGCTCAACAGTTCCACGAGAACGGCATCCCGGTCGTCGGCGTGCCGAAGACGATCGACAACGACCTGTCGGCCACGGCGTTCACGTTCGGATTCGACAGCGCGATCGAGTGCGCGACCGACGCCCTCGACCGCCTGCACACCACAGCCGCCAGCCACGAGCGCATCATGGTGCTCGAGGTGATGGGCCGCCACGCCGGCTGGATCGCGCTGCACTCGGGCATCGCCGGCGGCGGCGACGTGATCCTGCTGCCCGAGATCGAGTGGAGCTACGACAACGTCTGCCACAAGATCTTGCACCGCGAGAGCCAAGGGAAAAAGTTTACCCTGGTCGTTGTGGCCGAAGGCGCCGAGCTGCCCGAGGGGGGCATGGTCGGAGAGCACCGCGACGGCCAACAGGTCAAGCTGGGCGGCGTCGGGCGGACCGTGGCCGAAGAGATCGAACGCCGGCTACACCGCGAGGCGCGGCTCTGCGTGCTGGGCCACCTGCAGCGGGGCGGCAAGCCGACCACGTTCGACCGCGTGCTCGCCACGCAGTTCGGCGCCCACGCGGTGCGGCTGATCGTCGAGGGCCGGTTCGGCGAGATGATCTGCAGCCGACCGCCCGACATGACCAGCGTGCCGATCCTCGAGGCGGTCCACAAGATTCGCCAAGTCGACCCCCAGGGCGCCGCGGTGAAGGCCGCCCGCGCGCTCGGCATCAGCTTCGGCGACCGCTCGGCCGAGGAGGCGTCGAACGGAGTGTTCGTCGCCGCCGAAAAGAACACGGCGGGGAGCGGCATGCAGCTGCTCGAATCGGCCGAGTCGGAGCTCGAGGCGGCGCTGAGCAACTGA
- a CDS encoding polyprenol monophosphomannose synthase — MSNSRAEPRVLVVVATYNELENLPRLVDAIQQALPAADLLVVDDNSPDGTGAWCDERATSDPRVSCLHRAGKLGLGSATYDGFRHAIEHGYGIVVTTDADWSHPPERLPELVRLVDSGEADVAIGSRYCPGGKIEGWPLKRRVASRMVNSAARVMLRLPIGDCSGAFRAYRVGLLARLDFSAVLTGGYAYLEEILWRLKREGARFAEAPITFTDRVAGQSKINTGEAITALRVLATLGRREWLGPRR; from the coding sequence ATGAGTAACTCACGAGCCGAACCCCGCGTGCTGGTCGTCGTGGCGACCTACAACGAACTCGAGAACCTGCCGCGCTTGGTCGACGCCATCCAGCAGGCCTTGCCCGCGGCCGACCTGCTGGTGGTCGACGACAACTCGCCCGACGGCACCGGCGCGTGGTGCGATGAGCGTGCGACGAGTGACCCGCGTGTGAGCTGCCTCCACCGGGCCGGCAAGCTTGGGCTCGGCTCGGCGACGTACGACGGCTTCCGGCACGCGATCGAGCACGGCTACGGAATCGTCGTGACGACGGACGCCGACTGGAGCCACCCGCCCGAGCGCCTGCCCGAGCTCGTGCGGCTCGTCGACAGCGGCGAGGCGGACGTGGCGATCGGCTCGCGCTACTGCCCGGGCGGCAAGATCGAGGGCTGGCCTCTGAAGCGGCGCGTCGCGAGCCGCATGGTGAACTCCGCCGCTCGCGTCATGCTGCGGCTGCCGATCGGCGATTGCAGCGGGGCGTTCCGCGCGTACCGGGTGGGGCTGCTCGCGCGGCTCGACTTTAGCGCGGTGCTCACCGGCGGCTACGCCTACCTCGAAGAGATCCTCTGGCGGCTCAAGCGTGAGGGCGCCCGCTTCGCCGAGGCGCCGATCACGTTCACCGACCGCGTGGCGGGCCAGTCGAAGATCAACACGGGCGAGGCGATCACGGCGCTGCGCGTGCTCGCGACGCTGGGGCGGCGGGAGTGGCTCGGCCCACGCCGTTGA
- a CDS encoding ExeA family protein → MPTSTPASDAPQRAFSTHPRVDRYFAAESIDSARRRVAQCVVRGDGPALVIGAPGVGKTMLLEVLAEELGATARAAVRIVRLASAQLCTRRALLQSILYGMEQPYRDRDEGELRIALQRCLDDEASRGRAVALLIDEAHTLPIRLLEELRILSNMAADGEPTLRLVLAGAASLDETLGEPNLEAFGQRLAARCYLAPMGREETMLYVRAHVAAAGADPDRLFEPAALEAAFTASDGVPRLVNQVCDRSLMLAVDRGVTTIDADLIQAAWSDLHQLPAPWHSPAPKQPKASGHATIEFGELDPPADEPQIGYAEENRHGFAEISQPGFAEEGPIEPIETPAYEAIEAPAAAAWASPPDDRSEYNAAEQGAEAIGRLSQRLAIQRLQEEEAEASAPVEAEPAQEECDEDDNECVSYAFPSRPENDTPAADPDDPFSESFEEEEVVLDRYAGLESTLTSMATPVVNRVDLEFGRMFGALDPAVESLIDAVQSDGAAKTSLQLLSDEEPEDSNVTAEVAESPTVEVAADATDEIAEQDEFFTAADEDDEYSLAPEPFEEQAVEPTDDSDMLVIEEEESVATMAPAGAQRLEYRQLFAELRRG, encoded by the coding sequence ATGCCGACTTCCACTCCGGCGAGCGACGCCCCGCAGCGTGCGTTCTCCACCCACCCCCGCGTCGACCGCTACTTCGCCGCCGAATCGATCGACAGCGCACGGCGCCGCGTGGCGCAGTGCGTCGTGCGCGGCGACGGGCCCGCGCTGGTGATCGGCGCCCCCGGGGTCGGCAAGACGATGCTGCTCGAGGTGCTGGCCGAGGAGCTCGGCGCCACCGCCCGCGCTGCGGTGCGCATCGTGAGGCTCGCCTCGGCGCAGCTCTGCACGCGCCGCGCGTTGCTGCAGTCGATCCTCTACGGCATGGAGCAGCCGTACCGCGACCGCGACGAGGGAGAGCTGCGGATCGCGCTGCAGCGGTGCCTCGACGACGAGGCGTCCCGCGGCCGCGCGGTGGCGCTGCTCATCGACGAGGCGCACACCTTGCCGATCCGCTTGCTGGAGGAGTTGCGGATCCTCAGCAACATGGCGGCCGACGGCGAGCCGACGTTGCGGCTGGTGCTCGCCGGGGCGGCGTCGCTCGACGAGACGCTCGGCGAGCCGAACCTGGAGGCCTTCGGCCAACGCCTAGCGGCGCGATGCTACCTCGCGCCGATGGGGCGTGAGGAGACGATGCTCTACGTCCGTGCTCATGTCGCCGCCGCCGGGGCCGACCCCGACCGGCTGTTCGAGCCCGCCGCGCTCGAGGCGGCTTTCACCGCCAGCGACGGCGTGCCGCGTTTGGTCAACCAGGTGTGCGACCGATCGCTGATGCTCGCCGTCGATCGCGGGGTCACGACGATCGACGCCGACCTGATCCAGGCGGCTTGGTCGGACCTGCACCAGCTGCCGGCGCCTTGGCACTCGCCGGCCCCCAAGCAGCCGAAGGCGTCTGGCCACGCGACCATCGAGTTTGGCGAACTCGACCCGCCCGCCGACGAGCCGCAGATCGGCTACGCCGAGGAGAACCGCCACGGCTTCGCCGAGATCTCGCAGCCCGGCTTCGCCGAAGAGGGCCCGATCGAGCCGATCGAAACGCCGGCGTACGAAGCGATCGAGGCCCCCGCGGCCGCGGCCTGGGCGTCGCCCCCGGACGACCGATCGGAGTACAACGCGGCGGAGCAGGGCGCCGAAGCGATCGGCCGCCTGTCGCAGCGGCTCGCGATCCAGCGGCTGCAAGAGGAAGAGGCCGAGGCGTCGGCGCCCGTCGAGGCGGAGCCCGCCCAAGAGGAGTGCGACGAGGACGACAACGAGTGCGTCTCGTACGCGTTCCCCAGCCGGCCGGAGAACGACACCCCCGCCGCCGATCCGGACGACCCGTTCAGCGAATCGTTCGAGGAGGAAGAGGTGGTGCTCGACCGCTACGCCGGCCTCGAGTCTACGCTGACCAGCATGGCGACGCCGGTCGTCAACCGCGTCGACCTTGAGTTCGGCCGCATGTTCGGCGCGCTCGACCCGGCGGTCGAGAGCTTGATCGATGCGGTCCAATCGGACGGCGCCGCGAAGACGAGCCTCCAACTGCTGAGCGACGAGGAGCCGGAAGACTCGAATGTGACGGCAGAAGTGGCCGAGAGCCCCACTGTCGAGGTCGCCGCGGACGCGACCGACGAGATCGCTGAGCAAGATGAGTTCTTCACGGCCGCCGACGAGGACGACGAGTACTCGCTCGCGCCGGAGCCGTTCGAGGAGCAGGCTGTCGAGCCGACCGATGACAGCGACATGCTCGTGATCGAAGAGGAAGAGTCGGTGGCGACCATGGCGCCCGCCGGGGCGCAACGACTCGAGTACCGGCAGCTATTCGCCGAACTGCGTCGCGGGTAA